Part of the Robbsia sp. KACC 23696 genome, CTTCAGCGCGTACTCCCGATTCTCCGATGCGGTGAAGAACATATTGTCCTTGTAATTGTCCCAGTGCCCGGAACGCTTCCACAGGGACAGGTCGACCACTTGAGGCGCCTTGACTTCCTGATACCCGCCATCGATATAGACATGCCGCATATAGTGCTCGATGGTTTGCCACAGGCGCCAGCCGCGCGGATGCCAAAACACCATGCCAGGCGCTTCGTCCTGCATGTGAAAATAATCGAGCTGCTTGCCGAGCGTACGGTGGTCGCGCCGCTGCGCTTCCTTCAGCCGATGCAAGTGCGCGCGCAAGTCATCGTCGTGCAACCAGGCAGTGCCGTAGACGCGGCAGAGCATGACGTTGTTCGCGTCACCGCGCCAATAGGCGCCTGCGGTCTTCATGAGTTTGAACGCACGCAGCAGGCGGGTATTCGGCACATGGGGCCCGCGACAGAGGTCGGCGAATTCGCCTTGCCGGTATATCGTCAGCAACTGATCCGCCGGCAATTCGGCGGCGATCTGCGCCTTGTACATCTGGCCGCGCTCGGAAAAGAAGCGGACGGCGTCGTCGCGCGGGTGCGCGCTATGCGAGACCGGTATGGCCTCGGCGACAATAGCGTGCATTTCCGCCTCGATACGCGGCAAGTCTTCTTCCGAGAGGGGCGGCGAGAGCGCGATATCGTAGTAGAAGCCGTCGTCGATGGCAGGACCCATCGCGAACTGGGCATCGGGATGCAGCCGTGCGATCGCTTGGGCCATCAGATGCGCGCACGAGTGCCGAATGATCGATAACGCATCCGCGTGTTTATCGGTGACGATTTCGACGTTTGCATCGACGTCGATCAGATAGTCGAGCTCGACGAGCCGGCCATCGATCTTTCCTGCCAGCGCGACTTTTGCCAATTCCGGTCCGATATCACGCGCCAATGCGGCGACCGTGACCGGTTGATCAAAAATGCGCTGACTGCCATCGGGGAGCGCGATGGCGATGGGATGTTGACTGCTTACTTGGTCCATGACGGTTCCTGATGTAGGGAGATCCGGCAACCATGGACGACGCGAAAAATGCAAAAGGCCCCGTCCGTTGCCGGCGGGGCCTCTGAAGATGCGTTGAAACGGTGATTACCGCGAACACACTCCGGACGACACGCCGTTGCCGGTGGTCGTCGTCGTCGTGACGTAAGCGAAGGGAATCAGATCGTTTTGCATGGCACAACGATAAGGGGTTTGTGCGGCGTCGTCAATGTGCTTCTTTCACTACGTCAGGGCGGCACGCGCAAGTACTGTCTTTTTTGCGATGATGCTTGTCGATACTTCGAGAGATGACATACGCCGACGCCGCGCCGTGGCACCGGCGGAGGAAACGCAGCTCGTCACCTTGCTGACGCGCTTGATCGCGAACCTCGATCATTTGGCACAGCCGGAGACCGAGTGACGGCGCAGTCAGCGCAGGTTCAAGCGAAGAACTTCATCGCGACCGGGTAAAGCGTGGCGACCAGCGACAGCGCCATGACGATATTGAACGTGCGAATCCAGCTGGGTCGTGACAGCGCGCGCCGCATCGCCGTTCCGAATGCCGCCCACAGGCAGATGCACGGAAAGCCGGCGAGGCAAAAGATGATCGCCATGTATTGTGCATTGGTGCCGAAGTCCGCGCTCAGATGCAGCGTGGTCGCGGCGGTCAGCACCATCATCCAGGCTTTCGGGTTGATCAACTGGAAGGCCATCCCCTCATAAAGGCGCATCGGACGCTCCGTGCCCTTGCGGCTCTCGATCGCGCCGGACGTGCCGATTTTCCAGGCCAGGTAGAGCAAGTAGGCCACGCTGCACGCTTCCAGCACCGGATACAGAACGGGGAAGCGCAGGAAGATCTTTCCAAGCCCGAAGCCGACGGCCAACATCATCGAGGCGACGCCCAGACTGATGCCGACCATATGAGGCGTCGTGCGGCGCAGCCCGAAGTTGATGCCCGACGCCAGCAACATCATATTGTTGGGTCCCGGCGTGATCGACGAGACCAGGGCAAACAGGATGGCTGCAGGCAAAGCGCTGAATACAGTGTCTTGAAGCATGATGGCATCGCAAAGGCGGGTGAATCGTCTGATGGCCGCGTGGCACTCAGAAGGCATTCCAGTGTAGCGACAACGGGCAATACAGTATCGATACACTTGCGCGGATAGTCGGCTATACACTTTTCGCGTTAATCGTTTTGCCCACCGCGTTTACCCGCAGCGCCCGTCATGCCGATTGACAACATGATTTCGGTCATCTCAAAATATAAAAATGATTTTTACAGAGTAAAAAGAAATGACGAAGGCTTATTCGCTGCTGTCGCCCCGGGTTCCCGCTATTCCGCTGGTACTCGATTCGCCGCACAGCAATTTCAGCTTGCCGGCGGACTTTCGTCCGGCGGCGCCGGTGGCCGCTATTCGCTCGGGGTGGGACGCCTATCTGGAAGATCTGTGGGCCGGTGCCGTCGATCTGGGGGCGACGTTGATTGCCGCCGAATTTCCGCGGACCTATATCGATGCGAATCGCGCCGAGGACGACATCGATGAAAAGCTGCTTGCCACGCCTTGGCCGCATCCGAGCCGACCCAGCGATTACAGCCGGCGCGGCCAGGGCTTGATCCGGCGCTTCGCCTTGCCGGAGGTCGCCATGTACGACCGCGCGTTGACGGTCGAGGAAGTCGCGCATCGCATCGATACCTACTATCGTCCCTATCGCGCAGCCATCGCCGCGGCGATCGATGCCGCGACGCAGCGGTTCGGGCATGTCTGGCATCTCGATCTTCATTCGATGAAATCCAAGGGCAATGCAATGAATCTCGACGCGGGAAAGGCGCGTCCGGATTTCGTCATCAGCGATCGGGACGGCACCACCAGCGATCCGAACATCACCGCATGGATTGCCGCGCGCTTCAGCGCGCTGGGCTATCACGTCGCCATCAATGAGCCGTACAAGGGCGGCGATATCGTCGCTTGCTACGGTCGGCCCGCGCTCGGTCAGCACAGTATTCAAATCGAAATCAATCGCGCCTTGTACATGAACGAGGAAAGCGGCGAGAAGTCGGCGGGCTATGCCGCCTTGAAGGCCGATATCGACACCTTCCTCGCGGCGTTCGTCGCGCATATCGCTGAGCCGGGCGCGGTGTTCTGATGAACGACTACACCGTCGCATCGGTCGATTCCGCGTTGAAATTATTGGCCATCGTCGCGGACACGCCGCGTTTGAGCCTCAGCGAGCTTGCGGATCGCGCCGATCTGAATACGTCGCGGACCTTCCGCCTGCTGTCGACGCTTGCCGCACATCGCCTGGTCGATCGTGTGGGCGACCCCGCGGTCTATACGCTCGGCACGCAAGCACTGGTTCTCGGGATCGCGGCCGGGCGCCAGATCGATTTGGCCGCCGCCTCGCAGGGGCCCTTGATGCATTTGGTCGAGACGTTGAACGAGGCGTGTCAGGTGCGTGTGCGCGACGGCGACGAAACCGTCTGCATTGCACGGGTGGAGTCGACGCAAGCGGTGCGGGTGCACGGCACCATCGGCAATCGGAGGCCGATTCATGTGGGCGCATCCGGCAAATTGCTGCTCGCCTTTGCCTCCGAGGACGAACAGACGATGCTTCTGACGCGACAGATGCGCGCGTTCACGAAAGAAACGCGCGTGAGCGCCGACGATTTGAAGCATGAACTCGGCGAGATTCATGCGCGCGGATTTTCCATCAGCCGCGGCGAGGCGACACCGGGCGTGGTTGCGATCGCGGTGCCGATCATGGCGTCGAATGCGCATATTCTCGCGGCATTGGGCACCTCGATCGTGGCGTCGCGTTTTGTCGAGGACCAGTTATCCGGCATCGTCGAACAGATGCAAGGCGCCGCACGCGCCATCTCCGGCCATTTGGGCCATCGTCTCCCCTGACCTCCTCTGCGCCATGTCCACGACCCTGCACACGCCTTCCGAAGGACAATCCGCGCCGGCACACAAACGCGCGCTGCATCCCGTTTTGATGATGCTCGGCATCCTGCTGTTCGCGGTAGCCCTCACGTATGTGCTCGACGCGGGGCAGTTCAAGCGGCAAGGACATCTCGTCGTGCCGGCGAGCTATCACCTGATCCCCAAGGACAACTCGCCCGCGGCCTTGTTCGCATTGTCGACACCCATAAGCACCGCCGCGCGCGCTTACCCCGCCAGTGCCGTTTCGCTGATCCATGCGATCCCGGAAGGCTTGACGAAGTCCGCTGCGCTGGTGTTCATGGTCATGTTCGTCGGCGGCATGTTCGAGGTCTTCAAGGCAACTGGTGCCCTGGATTCAGGGCTGAATCGACTGGTCGGCCTGTCGCGCGGCAATCTCTATGTCCTGGGCCCGCTGCTTATCGTTGCCGTCGGTCTGGGGAGTACCTTTCTCGGCTTGATCTCCGAATACCTGGTATTGCTGCCGGTCGTTCTCGCG contains:
- the thrS gene encoding threonine--tRNA ligase; protein product: MDQVSSQHPIAIALPDGSQRIFDQPVTVAALARDIGPELAKVALAGKIDGRLVELDYLIDVDANVEIVTDKHADALSIIRHSCAHLMAQAIARLHPDAQFAMGPAIDDGFYYDIALSPPLSEEDLPRIEAEMHAIVAEAIPVSHSAHPRDDAVRFFSERGQMYKAQIAAELPADQLLTIYRQGEFADLCRGPHVPNTRLLRAFKLMKTAGAYWRGDANNVMLCRVYGTAWLHDDDLRAHLHRLKEAQRRDHRTLGKQLDYFHMQDEAPGMVFWHPRGWRLWQTIEHYMRHVYIDGGYQEVKAPQVVDLSLWKRSGHWDNYKDNMFFTASENREYALKPMNCPGHIQIFKHGLRSYRALPIRYGEFGACHRDEPSGALHGIMRVRAFTQDDGHIFCTEEQIEDEVAAFHRQAMRVYRDFGFDGDSVAVKIALRPARRLGSDDVWDRAENTLRDALRKCDVQWEELPGEGAFYSPKIEYHLKDAIGREWQVGTIQADYLMPEKLGAEYVDVHSERRTPVMLHRAIVGSMERFTGILIEHYAGQLPVWLAPIQAIVLNVTDAQQAYAADVHRALLGLHLRVEIDTRNEKIGYKVREHVLQKLPYLLVVGERERAAGVVSVRTHAGQDLGTMTLDAFADHVQRECPERLGR
- a CDS encoding LysE family translocator, which encodes MLQDTVFSALPAAILFALVSSITPGPNNMMLLASGINFGLRRTTPHMVGISLGVASMMLAVGFGLGKIFLRFPVLYPVLEACSVAYLLYLAWKIGTSGAIESRKGTERPMRLYEGMAFQLINPKAWMMVLTAATTLHLSADFGTNAQYMAIIFCLAGFPCICLWAAFGTAMRRALSRPSWIRTFNIVMALSLVATLYPVAMKFFA
- a CDS encoding N-formylglutamate amidohydrolase — encoded protein: MTKAYSLLSPRVPAIPLVLDSPHSNFSLPADFRPAAPVAAIRSGWDAYLEDLWAGAVDLGATLIAAEFPRTYIDANRAEDDIDEKLLATPWPHPSRPSDYSRRGQGLIRRFALPEVAMYDRALTVEEVAHRIDTYYRPYRAAIAAAIDAATQRFGHVWHLDLHSMKSKGNAMNLDAGKARPDFVISDRDGTTSDPNITAWIAARFSALGYHVAINEPYKGGDIVACYGRPALGQHSIQIEINRALYMNEESGEKSAGYAALKADIDTFLAAFVAHIAEPGAVF
- a CDS encoding IclR family transcriptional regulator, whose product is MNDYTVASVDSALKLLAIVADTPRLSLSELADRADLNTSRTFRLLSTLAAHRLVDRVGDPAVYTLGTQALVLGIAAGRQIDLAAASQGPLMHLVETLNEACQVRVRDGDETVCIARVESTQAVRVHGTIGNRRPIHVGASGKLLLAFASEDEQTMLLTRQMRAFTKETRVSADDLKHELGEIHARGFSISRGEATPGVVAIAVPIMASNAHILAALGTSIVASRFVEDQLSGIVEQMQGAARAISGHLGHRLP